The following coding sequences are from one Humulus lupulus chromosome X, drHumLupu1.1, whole genome shotgun sequence window:
- the LOC133806191 gene encoding uncharacterized protein LOC133806191, translating into MENYYKRVSNVSHFPEVEVDNSKRQKVSIMSRFLEVEVDNSKINCTSIDMTNLPTDLGLRPPISSYNPNIQDEIRRYYLQQGSCQPRSYEFPKTFFGMKDHRFNIAWFDQFSTLLEYSIIKDSAFFLFCYLFKSNIGKQAGGNTFVSEGFSNLKKMSILEKHNIKDRISYRVRLIASVDYIHFLVRQGLTFRGHDETQDSNNQVDESHDVSIKEQMFIMFCYVDKRRLRGQGYDGASNMSGEFNGLKSIIMKENECALFCPLFCSSTTISTLGCGKEA; encoded by the exons ATGGAAAATTATTATAAAAGAGTTTCAAATGTGTCACATTTTCCTGAGGTGGAGGTTGACAATtcaaaaagacaaaaagtttcaattaTGTCACGTTTTCTTGAAGTAGAGGTTGACAATTCAAAAATAAATTGTACTTCAATTGATATGACTAATCTTCCTACCGATCTTGGGTTGCGACCTCCAATTTCCAGTTACAACCCAAATATACAAGATGAAATTCGAAGATATTATCTACAACAAGGTTCTTGTCAACCAAGAAGTTATGAATTTCCTAAGACATTCTTTGGAATGAAGGACCATCGATTCAACATTGCATGGTTTGATCAATTTTCTACTTTGTTGGAATATAGCATCATTAAGGATTCTGCATTTTTTCTGTTTTGCTATCTTTTCAAATCAAACATTGGAAAACAAGCTGGTGGCAACACATTTGTTAGTGAGGGtttttcaaatttgaagaaaatgaGCATACTtgaaaaacat AACATCAAAGATCGAATAAGTTACCGTGTTCGATTAATTGCTTCTGTTGATTATATTCACTTTCTTGTACGACAAGGTCTTACATTTCGTGGTCATGATGAGACCCAAGATTCTAATAATCAAG ttGATGAATCTCATGATGTATCTATAAAGGAGCAAATGTTCATAATGTTTTGTTATGTGGACAAGAGAAG ATTACGAGGCCAAGGGTATGATGGAGCTAGTAACATGAGTGGAGAGTTTAACGGGTTGAAAAGTATTATCATGAAGGAGAATGAATGTGCTTTGTTTTGTCCATTATTTTGCTCATCAACTACAATTAGCACTCTTGGGTGTGGCAAAGAAGCATGA